The following proteins are co-located in the Acropora palmata chromosome 11, jaAcrPala1.3, whole genome shotgun sequence genome:
- the LOC141897119 gene encoding CD151 antigen-like codes for MVPLDYSERRQEELKKRKTRRRRCCSVRCLKAPMHMFTFFYWLSGVALVTTGAWTLMFENEYSVLLGSSWFLIIVGLMIGTGGLIMIVCLCGCYGVVKEHRYFLVSFLIMVTLIFIIQCSIGAVAFIHRAQIEGDLDKTTIDRMNEYGSVDAVKESFDLLQQRHKCCGGLSYASWNTTLWKQMPENENLSVPESCCKTMTPFCGKRDHPSNIYHLGCISKLSEYFREHVFILGMISVLLSSFQLIGILLSSCMVRLVDYY; via the exons ATGGTACCCTTAGATTATTCTGAGCGGAGACAAGAGGAactaaaaaagagaaagaccAGAAGAAGGCGCTGTTGCAGTGTGCGATGCTTGAAAGCGCCTATGCACatgtttacctttttttaTTGG cTAAGTGGCGTGGCGCTTGTGACAACAGGAGCTTGGACTTTAATGTTTGAGAATGAGTACAGCGTGCTGCTGGGAAGCTCCTGGTTTCTTATAATCGTTGGTTTGATGATTGGCACAGGCGGGCTTATTATGATTGTCTGTCTGTGTGGTTGCTATGGTGTCGTCAAGGAACACAGATATTTCCTCGTTTCG TTCTTAATAATGGTGACGCTGATTTTTATTATCCAATGCTCTATTGGTGCAGTAGCTTTTATTCATCGAGCGCAG attGAGGGCGATTTGGATAAGACAACGATAGATAGAATGAATGAGTACGGCTCAGTGGATGCCGTAAAGGAATCCTTTGACCTCCTTCAACAAAGG CACAAATGCTGTGGTGGTCTGTCTTATGCTTCATGGAACACTACGCTGTGGAAGCAGATGCCTGAGAATGAGAATTTGTCCGTTCCAGAGTCATGCTGTAAAACAATGACACCTTTCTGCGGCAAAAGGGACCATCCATCTAACATTTATCATTTG GGGTGCATTTCAAAGTTGAGCGAATATTTTCGAGAGCACGTGTTTATCCTAGGAATGATATCAGTACTTCTTAGTTCTTTTCAG TTGATTGGAATTCTCCTTTCTTCCTGTATGGTACGATTAGTGGACTACTACTAA
- the LOC141897114 gene encoding uncharacterized protein LOC141897114 — protein MHKAKVAVHEPEDDHNGTTEVYDSGPNEQYRITEGERTKISRQISEIFGPIFKTMKLTGGYFGETTLTKSRLPRKFYISFYYCLIIELGQWLLALIGMTTHFYEGFSTMTTFLYLFANTIWYVQCACSFTFCLLMLPLTQKKQSRFGQFTASLVNSKTVLDGLKQKALKGLTIAILVSIINSVVIGLLAFHYNGLISTFKPWNRHLAIRIIETFFGIVNSFAWNFPVLVFCVTCLVLEIMFDNLKTKVPLFSIAQLRQEHLRLCELVELANRVFSPLMFVIISLDIPLICVNVYQLIKSTKNWSKDTDVIVVISYLYWAVWTFCLIALLCTFGNKVNKKVCYVPEMLRTFKGFKL, from the coding sequence ATGCATAAGGCAAAGGTAGCAGTGCATGAGCCAGAGGACGACCACAACGGAACGACTGAAGTTTACGACAGTGGCCCCAACGAACAGTACCGAATAACTGAGGGGGAGAGAACGAAAATCTCTCGACAGATTTCAGAGATCTTCGGCCCAATTTTTAAGACCATGAAACTTACAGGTGGCTATTTCGGAGAAACGACGTTGACGAAGAGTAGACTACCAAGAAAATTCTATATTTCGTTCTATTATTGTCTTATAATTGAATTAGGTCAGTGGCTGCTTGCCTTAATAGGAATGACAACTCATTTTTACGAGGGATTTTCCACCATGACTACCTTCCTCTACTTATTTGCCAACACAATTTGGTATGTTCAGTGCGCGTGcagttttacattttgtcTGTTGATGCTGCCTTTGACCCAGAAGAAGCAATCGCGATTTGGCCAGTTTACAGCCAGCCTTGTCAATTCAAAAACTGTCCTCGATGGTCTTAAACAAAAGGCATTGAAAGGACTGACAATTGCAATTTTGGTGTCAATCATTAATTCAGTAGTCATCGGGCTTCTCGCTTTCCACTACAATGGCTTAATTTCCACTTTTAAACCATGGAACAGACATTTAGCAATCAGAATAATAGAAACATTCTTCGGAATTGTTAATTCATTTGCTTGGAATTTTCCAGTTCTGGTGTTTTGTGTGACTTGTTTAGTCCTTGAAATAATGTTTGATAATCTGAAGACAAAAGTGCCTCTCTTTAGCATTGCACAGTTGAGACAAGAGCACCTGCGATTGTGCGAACTTGTCGAGTTGGCTAATAGAGTTTTCTCTCCACTGATGTTCGTCATCATATCACTGGACATACCGCTAATTTGCGTCAATGTTTATCAGCTGATTAAGAGCACAAAGAATTGGTCCAAAGATACCGACGTGATTGTAGTGATTAGTTATCTTTACTGGGCTGTTTGGACATTCTGTTTAATTGCTCTGTTGTGTACATTTGGCAATAAAGTGAACAAGAAGGTATGTTATGTTCCTGAGATGTTACGAACATTCAAAGGCTTCAAATTGTGA
- the LOC141897125 gene encoding uncharacterized protein LOC141897125 has product MLISRVEFAALLLAVWCGAMTGWIVTDEYEPEQSSGFAALEENVCSGPCNSTRDCQCQSKHEVCSSGSCVPFTYYLLQRKPCPDVYKTACRRDEDCPCKTTPLICEDNECVEHRP; this is encoded by the exons atgctcatttCGAGGGTTGAATTTGCTGCTTTGTTACTCGCTGTTTGGTGTGGAGCCATGACAGGATGGATAGTTACGGATGAATATGAACCAGAACAATCCAGTGGTTTCGCTGCCTTAGAGGAGAAT GTGTGTAGCGGACCATGCAACTCCACCAGAGATTGCCAATGTCAGTCAAAACATGAAGTCTGTAGCAGTGGCTCTTGTGTACCATTTACCTATTATCTTCTGCAGCGAAAGCCT TGCCCTGACGTGTATAAAACTGCCTGTAGACGAGACGAAGATTGCCCCTGTAAAACAACGCCATTGATATGTGAAGATAATGAATGCGTCGAACACAGACCTTGA
- the LOC141897123 gene encoding FGFR1 oncogene partner 2 homolog, whose amino-acid sequence MDPLLLDAKCLASRLREHNSSTDALIDQANNLYLKLDAMKQYHDVVSELNEVAHHRPRSTLILGSQEENARIRELQQDNIELQTSVAEYQSALELIMAKYREQVFGLIKANRLDATCMKLNNYKELQAKTEQICEMAAVMSEAIHIDDQAIQQEQERMASIESENRGLRELLKISGIAIPAKEEKASPEQTDAPVDGPSSSASQ is encoded by the exons ATGGATCCATTGTTATTGGACGCCAAATGTTTGGCTTCTCGCCTTCGCGAACATAACAGTTCCACAGATGCTCTCATCGATCAAGCAAACAATTTATACCTCAAATTGGATGCAATGAAACAG TATCACGATGTTGTGAGTGAGTTGAATGAAGTGGCGCACCACAGGCCTCGCAGCACACTAATTCTGGGAAGCCAAGAAGAGAATGCTCGTATACGGGAACTGCAACAAGACAACATTGAGCTTCAGACTTCAGTTGCAGAATATCAGTCTGCATTAGAGTTGATAATGGCAAAGTACAGAGAACAG GTATTTGGCCTTATTAAAGCAAATCGTCTTGATGCAACTTGCATGAAATTGAACAATTACAAG GAACTACAGGCAAAAACGGAACAAATTTGTGAGATGGCCGCTGTGATGTCAGAAGCAATTCACATTGATGATCAAGCTATTCAACAAGAGCAAGAAAGAATGGCGTCCATCGAATCTGAGAACAGGGGGCTAAGAGAACTACTGAAGATCAGTGGAATAGCAATACCTgcaaaagaagagaaagcCTCACCCGAACAAACTGATGCACCGGTAGATGGACCATCATCTTCTGCTTCACAATAG
- the LOC141897121 gene encoding CD151 antigen-like translates to MKGRNEGFYNIVCMKTLFFVFNFIFWLAGIGILAVGVWIMVFKSDYKSILDSDIYVIVPGLMIAAGVVVIIVAVVGCVGAVKENRFFLISFLVMVTLIFALELTIGVLAWVYSSKIKEEIQTTIKDKIDQQYGENSDVTKSIDKLQKENKCCGDTGGRSWNNTAWQRVQRSQGKNNIVPDSCCKTQTPDCGERDHPSNINNEGCLTQVEEFFRFHFTLLAITGIGAACTQLIGIFVTGCILRFVEEY, encoded by the exons ATGAAGGGCAGAAACGAAGGATTCTATAACATTGTCTGCATGAAGACGCTGTTTTTCGTGTTTAATTTCATATTTTGG ctTGCAGGAATTGGAATTTTAGCTGTTGGTGTATGGATCATGGTGTTTAAAAGTGACTACAAAAGTATTCTGGACAGTGATATTTATGTGATAGTTCCTGGTCTCATGATTGCAGCAGGAGTGGTGGTCATCATTGTTGCTGTGGTTGGATGTGTGGGAGCAGTGAAGGAAAATCGTTTCTTCTTGATATCT TTTCTTGTTATGGTGACCCTGATATTTGCTCTTGAATTAACAATTGGTGTTCTGGCCTGGGTATATTCAAGTAAG ATCAAAGAGGAGATACAAACCACAATTAAGGACAAAATTGACCAACAGTATGGAGAAAATTCTGATGTGACAAAGTCTATCGATAAATTGCAGAAAGAG AACAAGTGCTGCGGTGATACAGGGGGAAGAAGCTGGAACAACACCGCTTGGCAAAGGGTACAGCGTAGCCAAGGAAAGAACAACATTGTCCCAGATTCTTGCTGCAAAACACAGACACCTGATTGTGGTGAACGAGATCATCCATCGAATATCAATAATGAG ggATGTTTAACCCAAGTGGAAGAGTTCTTTCGGTTTCACTTCACGCTACTCGCAATCACTGGCATTGGTGCTGCGTGTACCCAG TTGATTGGTATTTTCGTGACCGGTTGTATTCTCCGTTTCGTAGAGgaatattag